The Methanothrix soehngenii GP6 genome has a window encoding:
- a CDS encoding Lrp/AsnC family transcriptional regulator, giving the protein MDEIDLRLLSLVQVGFPLTPKPFEDLGGLLSLEEKEVIERLDGLQKEGLVRRIGPILDLRRLGRSGILAALQVSPEEADGLAEFVNQYQEVSHNYLRPNESGYNMWFTVSATEERIQEVLEEIRKSTGRRMLVLPTGRIFKIGVKFDIMCEEEE; this is encoded by the coding sequence ATGGATGAGATCGATCTTCGGCTGCTTTCCCTGGTTCAGGTGGGATTCCCTCTGACTCCCAAACCCTTCGAGGATCTGGGAGGACTCTTAAGCCTTGAGGAGAAGGAGGTCATTGAAAGGCTGGACGGTCTGCAAAAAGAGGGGCTAGTGAGGAGGATCGGCCCCATCCTCGACCTGCGCAGGCTGGGACGGAGCGGAATTCTGGCCGCTCTTCAGGTCTCCCCAGAAGAAGCGGATGGTTTGGCTGAGTTCGTTAATCAGTACCAAGAAGTCTCTCATAACTACCTCCGGCCAAATGAGAGCGGCTACAATATGTGGTTTACCGTCTCAGCAACTGAGGAGCGCATTCAAGAGGTGCTGGAGGAGATCAGAAAAAGCACCGGGCGAAGGATGCTTGTTCTCCCCACGGGCAGGATATTTAAGATCGGAGTCAAATTCGATATAATGTGTGAAGAGGAGGAATAA
- a CDS encoding radical SAM/SPASM domain-containing protein produces MLIIAWELTAACNLSCRYCRASASHEPDQGELDTDEAKRFVESIAPLKPMLILSGGEPLLRPDLFQIIRLAVSLGIRVSLASNGTLITSGLAEEIADSGVSRVSISLDGADAAMHDHGRGQGSFERSIKGIENLRGRVDFQINFTVTQKNQSELIRIFDLAEKLGAAALHIFFLVPTGRGREEDVITPVRQEEMLRQIEGEMDRRTLEVQVTCAPQYARLKKPGHGRGSGGCLAGRRFVFVSRKGEVYPCGYLPLRVGSVREKNFIEIWENSPELQALREGRLKGKCGRCEFSRSCGGCRARAYALTGDYLQSDPSCRLEA; encoded by the coding sequence ATGTTGATAATAGCCTGGGAGTTGACGGCCGCCTGCAATTTATCCTGTCGGTATTGCCGCGCTTCTGCCTCTCATGAGCCGGACCAGGGCGAGCTGGACACAGATGAGGCCAAAAGGTTCGTAGAGAGCATTGCTCCCCTGAAGCCGATGCTCATCCTCAGCGGGGGAGAGCCTCTGCTGCGGCCCGACCTATTTCAAATCATCAGGCTTGCCGTATCTCTTGGCATCCGGGTCTCATTGGCCAGCAACGGAACCCTGATAACCTCGGGGCTGGCAGAGGAGATTGCCGACTCCGGGGTATCACGGGTGAGCATTAGCCTGGATGGAGCGGACGCAGCAATGCACGACCATGGCCGGGGCCAGGGGAGCTTCGAGCGGTCGATTAAGGGAATAGAAAATCTCCGCGGCCGGGTCGACTTCCAGATCAACTTCACAGTCACCCAGAAGAACCAATCCGAGCTCATCCGGATCTTCGACTTGGCGGAGAAGCTGGGTGCAGCTGCGCTTCACATCTTCTTTCTGGTACCTACGGGCAGGGGAAGGGAGGAGGACGTCATCACTCCCGTGCGGCAGGAGGAGATGCTCCGCCAGATCGAGGGAGAGATGGATCGAAGGACATTGGAGGTGCAGGTCACCTGCGCTCCCCAGTACGCCCGCTTGAAGAAGCCGGGTCATGGAAGAGGAAGCGGAGGATGTCTTGCCGGAAGGAGGTTTGTATTCGTATCCCGCAAGGGTGAGGTCTATCCCTGCGGCTATCTTCCTCTCCGGGTCGGAAGCGTCAGGGAAAAGAATTTTATAGAGATATGGGAGAACTCTCCCGAGCTTCAAGCCCTGCGTGAGGGAAGGCTGAAGGGAAAATGCGGCCGGTGCGAATTTTCCCGAAGCTGCGGCGGCTGCCGGGCCCGGGCCTATGCCCTGACTGGGGATTATCTGCAGTCCGATCCTTCATGCCGCCTGGAGGCATAA